A window of Candidatus Palauibacter soopunensis contains these coding sequences:
- a CDS encoding TonB-dependent receptor — MAGAGGADAQEPEPIRLSGYVRVAENDEVIRAARLDIAEPGLIIGTNRFGFYSIELPPGRYSIRVSSLGYETVTEAVDLRETTSLDFALPLRPVVVSELTVTADREPPDLDPASLDMSVVRLDVPTLSELPLVLGEADPVRTLTLYPGISTANDATTAINVRGGAGDENQIRLDDSEVFNPAHAIGLFSTFNSDAVGDVTLYKGGIPARYGGRLSSVLEIHQREGNSREFEGAATIGLLSSRLSLQGPLFDGRGSWLVAGRRTYADLFLGLSSDPSIQESAAYFYDLNAKANARYGATGQVMLSGYFGRDRLRIGTQASAAWGNATGTLRWNHVFGPVFSHLTVTYSDYEYHIQNSFNAQSASLDAGIRNFSVTVDESWDVGPSDRLEFGLGLRSYEIQPANIAPGEGSAVIATQFESRKGIAPEAYIEHETEIGRLGLRYGLRAAGFIRRGAATVYDYENDAPVVYRPALGRYEPGAIVDSTRYGNGETIVSYGGLEPRLGLRFSLSGAASLKASYSRTRQYLRLVTNTNSPTPLDLWDPVGPYVKPHVADQFALGYVTALAAGRYALSGEVYYKRARHLIDYVDGADIYFSRRLETLLLPGEGRGYGVEFLLRKTRGRLTGWASYTLARSDQQTPGLTAADPGVNGGDWYPSPYDRTHDFALTGLYRLGEDWSLGANFVFATGLPTTYPVARYEFAGLILGEYGPRNARRLPAYHRLDVSATRRWGRGELQFGLFNVYNRFNAQAIAFRQNRDSRRVTEAVETAVFGLVPSISYRWNF; from the coding sequence GTGGCGGGAGCCGGCGGGGCAGACGCTCAGGAACCGGAGCCGATCCGCCTCTCGGGCTACGTGCGGGTGGCGGAGAACGACGAGGTGATCCGGGCCGCCCGGCTCGACATCGCGGAGCCCGGCCTCATCATCGGGACGAACCGGTTCGGGTTCTACTCGATCGAGTTGCCTCCCGGCCGGTATTCGATCCGCGTCTCCAGCCTCGGCTACGAGACCGTGACCGAGGCTGTGGATCTCCGGGAGACGACCTCGCTGGACTTCGCGCTCCCCCTCAGGCCGGTCGTCGTGTCGGAACTCACGGTGACCGCCGACCGGGAACCGCCGGACCTCGACCCGGCGAGCCTCGACATGAGCGTCGTCCGGCTCGATGTCCCCACTCTCTCCGAACTCCCGCTTGTCCTCGGTGAGGCGGATCCGGTCCGCACGCTGACCCTCTATCCCGGAATCAGCACGGCGAACGACGCGACGACCGCGATCAACGTGCGTGGGGGCGCCGGCGACGAGAACCAGATTCGCCTCGACGACTCCGAGGTGTTCAATCCGGCTCATGCCATCGGCCTCTTTTCGACCTTCAACTCGGACGCGGTGGGGGACGTCACACTCTACAAGGGCGGGATTCCGGCCCGTTACGGCGGGCGGCTCTCCTCCGTGCTGGAGATCCACCAGCGCGAGGGGAACTCGCGCGAGTTCGAAGGGGCGGCGACGATCGGCCTCCTCTCCAGCCGCCTGAGTCTCCAGGGGCCGCTCTTCGACGGAAGGGGATCCTGGCTCGTCGCGGGCCGCCGCACCTACGCGGACCTTTTTCTGGGCCTGTCGAGCGACCCCTCGATCCAGGAGAGCGCCGCCTACTTCTACGACCTCAACGCCAAGGCCAACGCGCGCTACGGCGCCACCGGTCAGGTCATGCTTTCCGGCTACTTCGGCCGCGACCGGCTGCGGATCGGAACCCAGGCCTCCGCGGCGTGGGGGAACGCAACGGGCACGCTGCGCTGGAACCACGTGTTCGGCCCGGTCTTCTCCCATCTGACCGTGACCTACAGCGACTACGAGTATCACATCCAGAACAGCTTCAATGCCCAATCCGCCTCGCTCGACGCGGGGATCCGCAACTTCAGCGTGACCGTCGACGAGTCGTGGGATGTGGGTCCGTCGGACCGGCTGGAGTTCGGACTGGGGCTCCGCAGCTACGAGATCCAGCCCGCGAACATCGCCCCCGGCGAGGGCTCCGCGGTCATCGCGACGCAGTTCGAGTCCCGAAAGGGCATCGCTCCCGAGGCGTACATCGAGCACGAAACGGAGATCGGGCGGCTGGGGCTCCGTTACGGGCTTCGGGCGGCCGGGTTCATCCGCCGGGGTGCGGCCACCGTCTACGACTACGAGAACGACGCGCCCGTGGTGTATCGTCCGGCGCTGGGCCGGTACGAGCCCGGCGCCATCGTGGACAGCACGCGGTACGGAAACGGGGAGACGATCGTCTCCTACGGGGGCCTCGAACCACGGCTCGGGTTGCGCTTCAGCCTCAGCGGCGCCGCGTCGCTCAAGGCGAGCTACTCCCGCACGCGGCAGTACCTGCGGCTGGTGACGAACACGAACTCCCCCACTCCGCTCGACCTGTGGGACCCCGTGGGGCCGTACGTGAAGCCGCACGTCGCGGACCAGTTCGCGCTCGGCTACGTGACCGCGCTCGCCGCGGGGCGCTACGCGCTTTCGGGAGAGGTCTACTACAAGCGGGCGCGCCACCTGATCGACTACGTGGACGGAGCGGACATCTACTTCAGCCGGCGTCTCGAAACGCTTCTTCTCCCGGGCGAGGGACGCGGGTACGGGGTGGAGTTCCTCCTCAGGAAGACCCGCGGACGCCTCACGGGCTGGGCGAGCTATACGCTCGCCCGATCGGATCAGCAGACGCCCGGGCTCACGGCGGCGGATCCCGGGGTCAACGGGGGGGACTGGTATCCATCGCCCTACGACCGGACGCACGATTTCGCCCTGACGGGACTGTACAGGCTCGGCGAGGACTGGAGCCTCGGGGCGAACTTCGTCTTCGCCACGGGGCTGCCGACAACCTACCCCGTCGCGCGGTACGAGTTCGCCGGCCTGATTCTCGGCGAGTACGGGCCGCGGAACGCCAGGCGCCTTCCGGCCTATCATCGTCTGGACGTGTCGGCCACCAGGAGGTGGGGCCGGGGAGAACTCCAGTTCGGGCTCTTCAACGTGTACAACCGCTTCAACGCGCAGGCGATCGCCTTCCGCCAGAACCGGGACTCGCGCAGGGTCACCGAGGCGGTGGAGACGGCCGTGTTCGGCCTCGTGCCGAGCATCAGCTATCGGTGGAACTTCTGA
- a CDS encoding DUF4249 domain-containing protein, with the protein MELLMGGGGGNRAVTAGRLLAFAGCLAAAGCERVVDVDIPDPEPRLVVEGRIERLKGTPSDASSGRQRIRLSTTAGFFDSRPTPPATGAIVTVVDGAGRAYAFPEIEPGLYGTEHLVASVGEMYTLFLEYGGDVYEASARLREVPPIDSLYFVYEEETLFIDEEGYRAAIDFVDPAGVPNYYLWEQLVEGVNEIPPDPGNAINLVSRDELYDGQDVIGFQPNDEIAIVPGEHAEIRQISLSRLGYDYYYSLFEQNALGSANPFSIPPATIRGNIVNLDRPHRFAFGFFGAAEVSIAEGVAPAR; encoded by the coding sequence GTGGAACTTCTGATGGGTGGCGGCGGTGGGAATCGCGCGGTGACGGCGGGCCGCCTGCTCGCGTTTGCCGGGTGTCTTGCGGCCGCGGGCTGCGAACGGGTCGTGGACGTCGACATCCCCGACCCGGAGCCGAGACTCGTCGTGGAAGGTCGGATCGAACGCCTCAAGGGTACGCCGAGCGATGCGTCGAGCGGAAGGCAGCGCATCCGGCTGTCGACGACGGCGGGCTTCTTCGACAGCCGGCCGACCCCGCCCGCGACCGGGGCCATCGTCACGGTCGTCGATGGGGCCGGCCGCGCCTACGCGTTCCCCGAGATCGAGCCGGGCCTGTACGGGACGGAACATCTCGTCGCGAGCGTCGGCGAGATGTACACGCTCTTCCTCGAGTACGGGGGCGACGTGTACGAGGCGTCGGCTCGGCTGCGGGAGGTCCCCCCGATCGACTCGCTGTACTTCGTGTACGAAGAGGAGACGCTCTTCATCGACGAGGAAGGCTATCGCGCCGCGATCGACTTCGTGGACCCGGCCGGGGTCCCGAACTACTACTTGTGGGAACAACTCGTCGAGGGCGTGAACGAGATCCCGCCGGACCCCGGAAACGCGATCAATCTCGTGAGCCGGGACGAACTGTACGACGGGCAGGATGTGATCGGCTTCCAGCCGAACGATGAAATCGCCATCGTGCCCGGCGAACACGCGGAGATCCGCCAGATCTCGCTCTCGAGGCTGGGTTACGACTACTACTACTCGCTCTTCGAGCAGAATGCGCTCGGGTCGGCGAACCCCTTCTCCATCCCGCCCGCCACCATCCGGGGGAACATCGTGAATCTGGACCGCCCGCACCGGTTTGCGTTCGGCTTCTTCGGCGCGGCGGAAGTGAGTATCGCGGAGGGGGTCGCCCCCGCCCGCTGA